A genomic window from Vitis riparia cultivar Riparia Gloire de Montpellier isolate 1030 chromosome 18, EGFV_Vit.rip_1.0, whole genome shotgun sequence includes:
- the LOC117906112 gene encoding protein DETOXIFICATION 54 isoform X2, producing the protein MADKDPDCCFQKLPSVTQVVEELNELWSMALPITAMNCLVYVRAAVSVLFLGRLGRLELAGGALSIGFTNITGYSVLVGLASGLEPVCSQAYGSKNWELLSLSLVRMVLILGVAIIPISFLWVNLDRVMVAMGQDKEITAMAARYCLYSLPDLATNTLLQPLRVYLRSQRVTKPMMYCSLVAVALHVPLNAVMVEVMGLGVEGVAMASVVTNLNMVVLMAGYVYVRGGWEVKWRVGIGGVCGGVGPLLKLAVPSCIGICLEWWWYEIVTVLAGYLPNPTLAVAATGILIQTTSFMYTVPMALAGCVSARVGNELGGGKPNRAKLAAMVALGCAFLIGIINVIWTVIFREKWAGVFTKDEMVKALVASVMPLMGVCELGNCPQTTGCGILRGTARPAVGARINLGSFYFVGTPVAVGLAFWLKVGFSGLWYGLLSAQVACAIWILYVVLMRTDWEAEATKAKKLTSLEMATSCDGVVRNEEQEEGDDNESRGLLLSEGDIL; encoded by the exons ATGGCGGATAAAGACCCAGATTGCTGTTTCCAGAAACTGCCCTCTGTAACTCAG GTGGTGGAAGAGCTGAATGAGCTATGGAGCATGGCCTTGCCCATAACAGCCATGAACTGCCTGGTCTACGTCAGAGCTGCTGTGTCGGTTCTCTTCCTGGGAAGGCTCGGAAGACTGGAGCTGGCCGGGGGCGCCCTTTCCATCGGATTCACCAACATCACCGGCTACTCCGTACTGGTGGGCCTGGCTTCGGGGCTGGAACCAGTGTGCAGCCAGGCCTACGGCAGTAAAAACTGGGAACTGCTGTCGCTGTCGCTGGTGCGGATGGTTCTGATTCTGGGAGTGGCAATCATTCCCATAAGCTTCCTGTGGGTGAATTTGGATAGGGTGATGGTGGCGATGGGGCAGGACAAGGAGATAACGGCAATGGCAGCGAGATATTGTCTGTACTCGCTTCCGGACCTGGCGACGAACACGTTGCTGCAGCCGCTGAGGGTGTACCTGAGGTCGCAAAGGGTGACGAAGCCGATGATGTACTGCTCGCTGGTGGCAGTGGCACTGCACGTGCCGCTGAATGCGGTGATGGTGGAGGTGATGGGGCTGGGGGTGGAGGGGGTGGCGATGGCGTCGGTGGTGACAAACCTGAATATGGTGGTGCTGATGGCGGGGTACGTGTACGTGAGAGGGGGGTGGGAGGTGAAATGGAGGGTTGGGATAGGCGGGGTGTGTGGTGGGGTGGGCCCACTCCTGAAACTGGCAGTGCCCAGCTGTATCGGGATATGTTTGGAGTGGTGGTGGTACGAGATCGTCACCGTCCTTGCTGGGTACTTGCCGAATCCCACACTCGCTGTGGCCGCCACTGGGATTCTCATTCAGACCACTTCCTTCATGTACACTGTCCCCATGGCTCTTGCTGGCTGTGTGTCTGCCAGA GTAGGGAATGAGCTGGGAGGCGGGAAGCCGAACAGGGCGAAGCTGGCAGCCATGGTGGCATTGGGATGCGCGTTCCTGATCGGGATCATCAACGTCATATGGACGGTGATCTTTAGGGAAAAGTGGGCAGGGGTGTTCACAAAGGATGAAATGGTCAAGGCCTTGGTCGCATCAGTCATGCCGCTGATGGGGGTGTGCGAGCTCGGAAACTGCCCCCAGACCACCGGCTGCGGCATCCTGCGCGGCACGGCCAGGCCGGCCGTGGGCGCCCGCATCAACCTGGGCTCCTTTTACTTTGTTGGCACCCCGGTGGCCGTTGGCCTGGCCTTCTGGCTCAAGGTGGGCTTCAGTGGGCTCTGGTATGGGCTCCTCTCAGCCCAGGTGGCCTGCGCCATTTGGATTCTCTACGTCGTCCTGATGCGTACGGACTGGGAAGCCGAGGCTACCAAAGCCAAGAAGCTCACAAGCTTGGAAATGGCCACGTCTTGTGATGGGGTAGTCAGAAATGAGGAACAGGAAGAGGGTGATGATAATGAGAGCAGAGGGTTGTTGCTGAGTGAGGGTGATATCTTGTAG
- the LOC117906112 gene encoding protein DETOXIFICATION 54 isoform X1 has translation MNLLQIRIFFRWFFRTLSWATAMADKDPDCCFQKLPSVTQVVEELNELWSMALPITAMNCLVYVRAAVSVLFLGRLGRLELAGGALSIGFTNITGYSVLVGLASGLEPVCSQAYGSKNWELLSLSLVRMVLILGVAIIPISFLWVNLDRVMVAMGQDKEITAMAARYCLYSLPDLATNTLLQPLRVYLRSQRVTKPMMYCSLVAVALHVPLNAVMVEVMGLGVEGVAMASVVTNLNMVVLMAGYVYVRGGWEVKWRVGIGGVCGGVGPLLKLAVPSCIGICLEWWWYEIVTVLAGYLPNPTLAVAATGILIQTTSFMYTVPMALAGCVSARVGNELGGGKPNRAKLAAMVALGCAFLIGIINVIWTVIFREKWAGVFTKDEMVKALVASVMPLMGVCELGNCPQTTGCGILRGTARPAVGARINLGSFYFVGTPVAVGLAFWLKVGFSGLWYGLLSAQVACAIWILYVVLMRTDWEAEATKAKKLTSLEMATSCDGVVRNEEQEEGDDNESRGLLLSEGDIL, from the exons ATGAATCTTTTACAGATTAGGATCTTTTTTAGGTGGTTTTTTAGGACTCTATCTTGGGCTACAGCAATGGCGGATAAAGACCCAGATTGCTGTTTCCAGAAACTGCCCTCTGTAACTCAG GTGGTGGAAGAGCTGAATGAGCTATGGAGCATGGCCTTGCCCATAACAGCCATGAACTGCCTGGTCTACGTCAGAGCTGCTGTGTCGGTTCTCTTCCTGGGAAGGCTCGGAAGACTGGAGCTGGCCGGGGGCGCCCTTTCCATCGGATTCACCAACATCACCGGCTACTCCGTACTGGTGGGCCTGGCTTCGGGGCTGGAACCAGTGTGCAGCCAGGCCTACGGCAGTAAAAACTGGGAACTGCTGTCGCTGTCGCTGGTGCGGATGGTTCTGATTCTGGGAGTGGCAATCATTCCCATAAGCTTCCTGTGGGTGAATTTGGATAGGGTGATGGTGGCGATGGGGCAGGACAAGGAGATAACGGCAATGGCAGCGAGATATTGTCTGTACTCGCTTCCGGACCTGGCGACGAACACGTTGCTGCAGCCGCTGAGGGTGTACCTGAGGTCGCAAAGGGTGACGAAGCCGATGATGTACTGCTCGCTGGTGGCAGTGGCACTGCACGTGCCGCTGAATGCGGTGATGGTGGAGGTGATGGGGCTGGGGGTGGAGGGGGTGGCGATGGCGTCGGTGGTGACAAACCTGAATATGGTGGTGCTGATGGCGGGGTACGTGTACGTGAGAGGGGGGTGGGAGGTGAAATGGAGGGTTGGGATAGGCGGGGTGTGTGGTGGGGTGGGCCCACTCCTGAAACTGGCAGTGCCCAGCTGTATCGGGATATGTTTGGAGTGGTGGTGGTACGAGATCGTCACCGTCCTTGCTGGGTACTTGCCGAATCCCACACTCGCTGTGGCCGCCACTGGGATTCTCATTCAGACCACTTCCTTCATGTACACTGTCCCCATGGCTCTTGCTGGCTGTGTGTCTGCCAGA GTAGGGAATGAGCTGGGAGGCGGGAAGCCGAACAGGGCGAAGCTGGCAGCCATGGTGGCATTGGGATGCGCGTTCCTGATCGGGATCATCAACGTCATATGGACGGTGATCTTTAGGGAAAAGTGGGCAGGGGTGTTCACAAAGGATGAAATGGTCAAGGCCTTGGTCGCATCAGTCATGCCGCTGATGGGGGTGTGCGAGCTCGGAAACTGCCCCCAGACCACCGGCTGCGGCATCCTGCGCGGCACGGCCAGGCCGGCCGTGGGCGCCCGCATCAACCTGGGCTCCTTTTACTTTGTTGGCACCCCGGTGGCCGTTGGCCTGGCCTTCTGGCTCAAGGTGGGCTTCAGTGGGCTCTGGTATGGGCTCCTCTCAGCCCAGGTGGCCTGCGCCATTTGGATTCTCTACGTCGTCCTGATGCGTACGGACTGGGAAGCCGAGGCTACCAAAGCCAAGAAGCTCACAAGCTTGGAAATGGCCACGTCTTGTGATGGGGTAGTCAGAAATGAGGAACAGGAAGAGGGTGATGATAATGAGAGCAGAGGGTTGTTGCTGAGTGAGGGTGATATCTTGTAG